From the genome of Spirochaetota bacterium:
CTCGCGATGGACATGGTCTCCGCGGTTCTCGAATCCAGCCCAGAAACGGAACGCGCGGCCGCCGAACGCTACATGATCGAGGTGTGGAGCATGCTGCACGGCATGATCCTGCTGCAGAACAGCACGCTCGCGACCTACGTGGTCAGCGACCCCATGAAGGTGTACGCGCATATCGTGGATGATATCATCAGGGTCATAAAAAGATAATAAGTGCTTGACCTTTAAGTTAACAAACGTTATATTTACCGTACGTTAATCTTAAATCGAGGTGATACCCATGGCTAAGGTAGCGGTACTCGGCGGCGCGGGGGCGGTAGGTTCCATCGCGGTAAAAACACTGGCCCGGCATGACGAATTTTCGGAGGTCCTCGTCTGCGATTTCAACGTCGAGGGGGCCGATACGCTGGTGCGTGGGATCGGTTCCGGCAAGCTTTCGACGATGCACTTCGACGCGCATGACAAGGCGAGCATTACACGGGCCATCCGGGGCGCGGACGTGGTGCTGAACTGCGTGGGACCCTTCTACAGCACCGTGAAGCCGATACTCTCCGCCGTCCTCGAGGAAAAAATCCAGTACGTCGACGTGTGCGACGACGTGGACGTGACCATCGACATCCTGAACATGGACGCCGATGCGCGGAAGGC
Proteins encoded in this window:
- a CDS encoding TetR/AcrR family transcriptional regulator, with the translated sequence NFNYYDIMFSPSLPKYNDYMGTPYEALSRIEMDYSRKIIDLAMDMVSAVLESSPETERAAAERYMIEVWSMLHGMILLQNSTLATYVVSDPMKVYAHIVDDIIRVIKR